From the Carassius gibelio isolate Cgi1373 ecotype wild population from Czech Republic chromosome B25, carGib1.2-hapl.c, whole genome shotgun sequence genome, one window contains:
- the LOC128013885 gene encoding patatin-like phospholipase domain-containing protein 2 isoform X3, translating to MPNVSRKLHFEAKSCENLLEMSREARRGTLGAVHPSFNLLKIVRHFLNRDLPDDAHLLASGRLFVSLTRVSDGTNVLVSEFDSKEDLVQALICSCFYPLYCGVIPPRYHGIRYVDGALSDNMPFSGLRNTITISPFSGESDISPYGNPFYFHDIYYNNVSIHINFINAHRVVIAFFPPEAEVLAEMCQNGYKDAFLFLKENAELLKLTSSLSELTLIDEWKNIPTSEKYISDNKLRVTGNSKNILPESIKKVFCKASMSEDEELRCSLSVKLVYCLMWCILPVEMAYIMLLRLVEYTPEMWSYLLWMWQMVMRITGQILKNAFSRF from the exons ATGCCAAATGTCTCCAG aaaattacattttgaagccAAATCCTGTGAAAATTTGCTGGAAATGTCTCGAGAGGCTCGGAGAGGCACTCTGGGGGCTGTGCATCCCTCCTTCAACCTGCTTAAGATAGTACGACACTTCCTAAATCGTGACCTGCCCGATGATGCCCACCTGCTCGCCAGTGGACGGCTGTTTGTGTCACTCACACGAGTGTCAGATGGGACAAATGTGCTGGTGTCTGAGTTTGACAGTAAAGAAGATCTCGTTCAG GCTCTGATTTGTAGCTGCTTTTATCCACTGTACTGTGGTGTGATACCTCCAAGATATCATGGAATA AGGTATGTAGACGGAGCATTGAGTGATAACATGCCGTTCTCTGGTCTAAGGAACACAATCACCATCTCGCCCTTCTCTGGAGAAAGTGACATCAGTCCTTATGGCAACCCTTTTTACTTTCATGACATATACTACAATAACGTCAGCATACACATCAACTTCATTAACGCACACCGAGTGGTCATTGCGTTTTTTCCTCCAGAAGCAGAG GTCTTGGCTGAGATGTGTCAAAATGGATATAAGGAtgctttcctttttttaaaagagAATG CAGAACTCCTGAAGCTCACATCGTCGCTGTCAGAGCTGACCCTAATAGATGAATGGAAGAATATTCCAACATCTGAGAAATATATTAGTGATAACAAATTAAGAGTGACTGGGAATTCAAAAAATATCCTTCCAGAGTCCATCAAAAAAG TATTTTGTAAGGCTAGCATGAGCGAGGACGAAGAATTAAGATGTTCTCTCTCAGTGAAGCTGGTTTACTGTCTAATGTGGTGCATTTTGCCAGTGGAGATGGCATACATAATGCTTTTAAG GCTTGTTGAGTACACTCCAGAGATGTGGTCATATCTGCTGTGGATGTGGCAGATGGTAATGAGAATAACTGGACAAATATTGAAGAATGCTTTCTCAAGGTTTTAA
- the LOC128013885 gene encoding patatin-like phospholipase domain-containing protein 2 isoform X4 — protein sequence MSREARRGTLGAVHPSFNLLKIVRHFLNRDLPDDAHLLASGRLFVSLTRVSDGTNVLVSEFDSKEDLVQALICSCFYPLYCGVIPPRYHGIRYVDGALSDNMPFSGLRNTITISPFSGESDISPYGNPFYFHDIYYNNVSIHINFINAHRVVIAFFPPEAEVLAEMCQNGYKDAFLFLKENAELLKLTSSLSELTLIDEWKNIPTSEKYISDNKLRVTGNSKNILPESIKKVFCKASMSEDEELRCSLSVKLVYCLMWCILPVEMAYIMLLRLVEYTPEMWSYLLWMWQMVMRITGQILKNAFSRF from the exons ATGTCTCGAGAGGCTCGGAGAGGCACTCTGGGGGCTGTGCATCCCTCCTTCAACCTGCTTAAGATAGTACGACACTTCCTAAATCGTGACCTGCCCGATGATGCCCACCTGCTCGCCAGTGGACGGCTGTTTGTGTCACTCACACGAGTGTCAGATGGGACAAATGTGCTGGTGTCTGAGTTTGACAGTAAAGAAGATCTCGTTCAG GCTCTGATTTGTAGCTGCTTTTATCCACTGTACTGTGGTGTGATACCTCCAAGATATCATGGAATA AGGTATGTAGACGGAGCATTGAGTGATAACATGCCGTTCTCTGGTCTAAGGAACACAATCACCATCTCGCCCTTCTCTGGAGAAAGTGACATCAGTCCTTATGGCAACCCTTTTTACTTTCATGACATATACTACAATAACGTCAGCATACACATCAACTTCATTAACGCACACCGAGTGGTCATTGCGTTTTTTCCTCCAGAAGCAGAG GTCTTGGCTGAGATGTGTCAAAATGGATATAAGGAtgctttcctttttttaaaagagAATG CAGAACTCCTGAAGCTCACATCGTCGCTGTCAGAGCTGACCCTAATAGATGAATGGAAGAATATTCCAACATCTGAGAAATATATTAGTGATAACAAATTAAGAGTGACTGGGAATTCAAAAAATATCCTTCCAGAGTCCATCAAAAAAG TATTTTGTAAGGCTAGCATGAGCGAGGACGAAGAATTAAGATGTTCTCTCTCAGTGAAGCTGGTTTACTGTCTAATGTGGTGCATTTTGCCAGTGGAGATGGCATACATAATGCTTTTAAG GCTTGTTGAGTACACTCCAGAGATGTGGTCATATCTGCTGTGGATGTGGCAGATGGTAATGAGAATAACTGGACAAATATTGAAGAATGCTTTCTCAAGGTTTTAA
- the LOC128013885 gene encoding patatin-like phospholipase domain-containing protein 2 isoform X1 has product MLKNMQESAKEWNISFAGCGFLMAYYCGVYGCLSERAPFFLKEVKRICGASSGALMGAMLVCQMSPAKSCENLLEMSREARRGTLGAVHPSFNLLKIVRHFLNRDLPDDAHLLASGRLFVSLTRVSDGTNVLVSEFDSKEDLVQALICSCFYPLYCGVIPPRYHGIRYVDGALSDNMPFSGLRNTITISPFSGESDISPYGNPFYFHDIYYNNVSIHINFINAHRVVIAFFPPEAEVLAEMCQNGYKDAFLFLKENAELLKLTSSLSELTLIDEWKNIPTSEKYISDNKLRVTGNSKNILPESIKKVFCKASMSEDEELRCSLSVKLVYCLMWCILPVEMAYIMLLRLVEYTPEMWSYLLWMWQMVMRITGQILKNAFSRF; this is encoded by the exons ATGTTGAAGAATATGCAGGAATCTGCTAAAGAATGGAATATCTCTTTCGCTGGCTGTGGATTTCTGATGGCTTACTACTGTGGAGTCTATGGCTGTTTATCTGAGCGGGCCCCTTTTTTCCTTAAAGAGGTGAAGAGGATTTGTGGGGCTTCATCTGGGGCTCTCATGGGTGCAATGCTAGTATGCCAAATGTCTCCAG ccAAATCCTGTGAAAATTTGCTGGAAATGTCTCGAGAGGCTCGGAGAGGCACTCTGGGGGCTGTGCATCCCTCCTTCAACCTGCTTAAGATAGTACGACACTTCCTAAATCGTGACCTGCCCGATGATGCCCACCTGCTCGCCAGTGGACGGCTGTTTGTGTCACTCACACGAGTGTCAGATGGGACAAATGTGCTGGTGTCTGAGTTTGACAGTAAAGAAGATCTCGTTCAG GCTCTGATTTGTAGCTGCTTTTATCCACTGTACTGTGGTGTGATACCTCCAAGATATCATGGAATA AGGTATGTAGACGGAGCATTGAGTGATAACATGCCGTTCTCTGGTCTAAGGAACACAATCACCATCTCGCCCTTCTCTGGAGAAAGTGACATCAGTCCTTATGGCAACCCTTTTTACTTTCATGACATATACTACAATAACGTCAGCATACACATCAACTTCATTAACGCACACCGAGTGGTCATTGCGTTTTTTCCTCCAGAAGCAGAG GTCTTGGCTGAGATGTGTCAAAATGGATATAAGGAtgctttcctttttttaaaagagAATG CAGAACTCCTGAAGCTCACATCGTCGCTGTCAGAGCTGACCCTAATAGATGAATGGAAGAATATTCCAACATCTGAGAAATATATTAGTGATAACAAATTAAGAGTGACTGGGAATTCAAAAAATATCCTTCCAGAGTCCATCAAAAAAG TATTTTGTAAGGCTAGCATGAGCGAGGACGAAGAATTAAGATGTTCTCTCTCAGTGAAGCTGGTTTACTGTCTAATGTGGTGCATTTTGCCAGTGGAGATGGCATACATAATGCTTTTAAG GCTTGTTGAGTACACTCCAGAGATGTGGTCATATCTGCTGTGGATGTGGCAGATGGTAATGAGAATAACTGGACAAATATTGAAGAATGCTTTCTCAAGGTTTTAA
- the LOC128013885 gene encoding patatin-like phospholipase domain-containing protein 2 isoform X2, with protein sequence MLKNMQESAKEWNISFAGCGFLMAYYCGVYGCLSERAPFFLKEVKRICGASSGALMGAMLVCQMSPAKSCENLLEMSREARRGTLGAVHPSFNLLKIVRHFLNRDLPDDAHLLASGRLFVSLTRVSDGTNVLVSEFDSKEDLVQALICSCFYPLYCGVIPPRYHGIRYVDGALSDNMPFSGLRNTITISPFSGESDISPYGNPFYFHDIYYNNVSIHINFINAHRVVIAFFPPEAEVLAEMCQNGYKDAFLFLKENELLKLTSSLSELTLIDEWKNIPTSEKYISDNKLRVTGNSKNILPESIKKVFCKASMSEDEELRCSLSVKLVYCLMWCILPVEMAYIMLLRLVEYTPEMWSYLLWMWQMVMRITGQILKNAFSRF encoded by the exons ATGTTGAAGAATATGCAGGAATCTGCTAAAGAATGGAATATCTCTTTCGCTGGCTGTGGATTTCTGATGGCTTACTACTGTGGAGTCTATGGCTGTTTATCTGAGCGGGCCCCTTTTTTCCTTAAAGAGGTGAAGAGGATTTGTGGGGCTTCATCTGGGGCTCTCATGGGTGCAATGCTAGTATGCCAAATGTCTCCAG ccAAATCCTGTGAAAATTTGCTGGAAATGTCTCGAGAGGCTCGGAGAGGCACTCTGGGGGCTGTGCATCCCTCCTTCAACCTGCTTAAGATAGTACGACACTTCCTAAATCGTGACCTGCCCGATGATGCCCACCTGCTCGCCAGTGGACGGCTGTTTGTGTCACTCACACGAGTGTCAGATGGGACAAATGTGCTGGTGTCTGAGTTTGACAGTAAAGAAGATCTCGTTCAG GCTCTGATTTGTAGCTGCTTTTATCCACTGTACTGTGGTGTGATACCTCCAAGATATCATGGAATA AGGTATGTAGACGGAGCATTGAGTGATAACATGCCGTTCTCTGGTCTAAGGAACACAATCACCATCTCGCCCTTCTCTGGAGAAAGTGACATCAGTCCTTATGGCAACCCTTTTTACTTTCATGACATATACTACAATAACGTCAGCATACACATCAACTTCATTAACGCACACCGAGTGGTCATTGCGTTTTTTCCTCCAGAAGCAGAG GTCTTGGCTGAGATGTGTCAAAATGGATATAAGGAtgctttcctttttttaaaagagAATG AACTCCTGAAGCTCACATCGTCGCTGTCAGAGCTGACCCTAATAGATGAATGGAAGAATATTCCAACATCTGAGAAATATATTAGTGATAACAAATTAAGAGTGACTGGGAATTCAAAAAATATCCTTCCAGAGTCCATCAAAAAAG TATTTTGTAAGGCTAGCATGAGCGAGGACGAAGAATTAAGATGTTCTCTCTCAGTGAAGCTGGTTTACTGTCTAATGTGGTGCATTTTGCCAGTGGAGATGGCATACATAATGCTTTTAAG GCTTGTTGAGTACACTCCAGAGATGTGGTCATATCTGCTGTGGATGTGGCAGATGGTAATGAGAATAACTGGACAAATATTGAAGAATGCTTTCTCAAGGTTTTAA